The Verrucomicrobiia bacterium genome includes the window ACCGAGGGGCTGAACTCGAAAATCCAGAGTCTCAAGTCCGCTGCCCGAGGCTTTCGCAACTTTCACAACTACCGGATTCGTATCCTGTTCTTCTGCGGAAAGCTCAATCTCTACCCACTATGATCCCCGTAGAAACCATTATAAAGGAAAGTGGTGGAAACCCCACGCGACAACGCCTACAACGCATCTTCTTAAAACGCAGATTGGAACGCTGCAGAACGGCATCGACCTCTCAAACAGCGTTGAGAACGAATATTACTGCCTGAAACTCATGGCCGCTTTCGGGCTTCCCACGGCAAAGGCGAAAATGAACGTGTTCGGAAAGACCGTGGCGCTGGTCATCGAACGGTTTGACCGGAGGTGGACGGATGACGGTCGGCTGTTACGTCTTCCACAGGAAGACTTTTGCCAGGCGCTTTCCTGCCCACCGGGCCTGAAATATCAGAATCACGGGGGCCCGGGCATAGTCGAGGGGCTTAACCTGCTGGGAAGCGATACGCCGGCTGAAGATCAGAAGGCGTTTTTGAAGGCGCAGGTGCTGTTTTGGCTGATTGGGGCTACGGATGGCCATGCCAAGAATTTCAGCATCTTCTTGGGCCGAGGCGGCCGACTTATGCTCACGCCGGTGTACGATGTGTTAACCGCGCAGCCGAGCCTCGTCACCCGGCAAATCGAGCGCAAGCAGATGAAACTGGCAATGTTCGCGGGCGATAGCCGACATTATCGTCTAGATGAGATCAAGGGGCGGCATTTCATCCAAACCACTGAACGAGCGGGTTTGCCTGCGTCGCTTGCAAAAGAAGTGTTGGCGGAGGTCGCCCAGGCCACTGATGCGGCGATTACGACCCTAGAAAAGCAGCTTCCACGTGGGTTTCCCGAGTACATCCACGAGGCAGTGAAAGCTGGTTTGACAAAGCGACTGAAGCGCCTCTGACGAATAGT containing:
- a CDS encoding transposase, which produces TEGLNSKIQSLKSAARGFRNFHNYRIRILFFCGKLNLYPL
- a CDS encoding HipA domain-containing protein, coding for MSTHYDPRRNHYKGKWWKPHATTPTTHLLKTQIGTLQNGIDLSNSVENEYYCLKLMAAFGLPTAKAKMNVFGKTVALVIERFDRRWTDDGRLLRLPQEDFCQALSCPPGLKYQNHGGPGIVEGLNLLGSDTPAEDQKAFLKAQVLFWLIGATDGHAKNFSIFLGRGGRLMLTPVYDVLTAQPSLVTRQIERKQMKLAMFAGDSRHYRLDEIKGRHFIQTTERAGLPASLAKEVLAEVAQATDAAITTLEKQLPRGFPEYIHEAVKAGLTKRLKRL